A part of Liolophura sinensis isolate JHLJ2023 chromosome 1, CUHK_Ljap_v2, whole genome shotgun sequence genomic DNA contains:
- the LOC135461970 gene encoding KAT8 regulatory NSL complex subunit 2-like isoform X1, translating to MEPIQQLVTWWRGKVNQVHIHCVRWQPADPAENRLYKTSIHFKLTRLTMLRTRQPFIRRNRVPTEGIGLFCNYSHRACMQHRLDGFDYCLKHILEDKTSPYKQCSYISTKTNRRCGNAAPRADRREGYCFEHSRKSCLLRQQTSRKRRPNETAESLLAELNHYSPAKEGHSDVNIAKLLGESLASRILDYGSSSEDSDSELPLVEQAWRGDGESDAESIDSEQEDPLKHAGIYTAEEVTLIMKDKLIRLQSLYIEQFKRLQHILKEKRRKFLHTTKLDKDSHAPNFPKGDLETQSKLAKLAALKRYHQRHGKEALLQRQSKERRVAVSEGQSYRPTPVPMCTHTSGGTRCQAPALPLTKFCAHHVMDDPHQVLFQSCGFAQGECGRPVTVFRSPQLCNVHLPLAEPIPHTVQDSEEQSTRDTEILLAENTMETSVQSELSAVDDTGLQLLAAQSSILSAVSIASDALSASSDTLSATMEEPYMSSDVPSASSDMAPNLADIPPTGAESPSALEETTSQSDMLSVEMPAEFSVSSMGESAAAFPSLPVASSSSSVLSSIAKVMGGTVAAGHPEVLDEPQHSPSTSTSQSNSDSFLKPLPLSSAVTSSTLTNSNSPSHPAGVSPQFQPSLASRPSHVVTSDAAALEDSQNTQG from the exons ATGGAGCCCATACAGCAGCTAGTCACATGGTGGAGAGGCAAGGTCAATCAAGTGCACATTCATTGTGTAAGATGGCAGCCGGCGGATCCAGCGGAAAATCGGCTCTACAAAACTAGCATCCATTTCAAGTTAACAAG GCTAACCATGTTGCGAACTCGTCAGCCCTTCATTAGACGGAACCGTGTGCCCACAGAAGGCATTGGTCTGTTCTGTAACTACTCACATAGAGCCTGTATGCAGCATAGACTCGATGGCTTTGACTATTGtctcaagcatattctggaaGATAAAACCAGTCCATATAAGCAGTGCAGTTATATTTCTACCAAAACAAACAGGCGATGTGGAAATGCTGCACCCAGAGCTGATAGAAGGGAGGG GTATTGCTTTGAGCACTCACGGAAGTCCTGCTTATTGAGACAACAGACGAGTAGAAAAAGACGTCCTAACGAAACAGCTGAAAGTCTTCTGGCAGAACTTAATCACTATAGTCCAGCCAAGGAAGGCCATTCAGATGTGAACATTGCCAAACTATTGGGGGAGAGCTTAGCCAGCAGAATTCTCG ATTATGGTAGTTCCAGTGAGGATTCTGACAGTGAGTTGCCTCTGGTGGAGCAGGCATGGCGAGGTGATGGGGAGAGCGATGCAGAAAGCATTGATAGTGAACAGGAAGATCCACTGAA GCATGCTGGTATCTACACTGCGGAAGAAGTGACGTTGATCATGAAAGACAAGTTGATTCGTCTCCAGTCCCTTTACATTGAGCAGTTTAAACGACTTCAGCACATACTGAAGGAGAAACGACGGAAGTTCCTTCATACTACAAAATTGGACAAGGATAGCCATG CCCCTAACTTTCCCAAAGGCGACTTGGAAACTCAAAGCAAACTGGCCAAGTTGGCTGCTCTTAAGAGATACCATCAAAGGCATGGCAAG GAAGCATTACTACAGAGACAGTCAAAGGAGAGGCGAGTAGCAGTCTCAGAGGGGCAGAGCTACAGACCTACCCCAGTGCCCATGTGTACTCACACATCTGGAGGGACAAGGTGTCAGGCACCAGCACTACCTCTCACCAAATTCTGTGCTCACC ATGTGATGGATGACCCCCATCAGGTACTGTTTCAGTCTTGTGGGTTTGCCCAAGGAGAGTGTGGGAGACCAGTCACTGTCTTCAGGAGTCCACAGCTCTGTAATGTGCATCTACCCTTGGCTGAACCCATCCCCCACACAGTACAGGACTCTGAG GAGCAAAGCACTCGTGATACAGAGATTCTGTTGGCAGAGAACACCATGGAGACTTCAGTGCAGTCAGAGCTCTCTGCTGTAGATGACACTGGGTTACAGTTGCTGGCAGCTCAGTCTTCCATCCTCTCGGCAGTTTCCATTGCATCGGATGCCCTCTCTGCGTCATCAGACACACTGTCGGCAACAATGGAGGAACCGTACATGTCCTCTGATGTTCCATCTGCGTCTTCGGATATGGCACCTAATCTGGCAGACATACCACCCACAGGAGCAGAATCACCATCAGCTTTAGAGGAAACCACCTCACAGTCTGATATGTTGTCAGTAGAGATGCCAGCAGAATTCTCTGTTTCATCTATGGGAGAATCAGCTGCTGCATTTCCGTCATTGCCAGTTGCCTCATCATCATCAAGTGTCCTAAGCAGTATAGCCAAGGTCATGGGAGGGACAGTGGCTGCTGGACATCCAGAGGTACTGGATGAGCCGCAACACAGTCCCAGTACATCCACTTCTCAGTCCAACTCGGACAGTTTTCTCAAACCATTGCCTCTAAGTTCTGCTGTGACCTCTTCCACACTCACTAACTCCAACAGTCCTAGTCACCCAGCTGGTGTGAGCCCCCAGTTCCAGCCAAGCTTAGCCTCAAGACCATCTCATGTGGTGACCAGTGATGCTGCTGCTTTGGAAGATTCCCAGAATACTCAAGGGTAA
- the LOC135461970 gene encoding KAT8 regulatory NSL complex subunit 2-like isoform X2: MLRTRQPFIRRNRVPTEGIGLFCNYSHRACMQHRLDGFDYCLKHILEDKTSPYKQCSYISTKTNRRCGNAAPRADRREGYCFEHSRKSCLLRQQTSRKRRPNETAESLLAELNHYSPAKEGHSDVNIAKLLGESLASRILDYGSSSEDSDSELPLVEQAWRGDGESDAESIDSEQEDPLKHAGIYTAEEVTLIMKDKLIRLQSLYIEQFKRLQHILKEKRRKFLHTTKLDKDSHAPNFPKGDLETQSKLAKLAALKRYHQRHGKEALLQRQSKERRVAVSEGQSYRPTPVPMCTHTSGGTRCQAPALPLTKFCAHHVMDDPHQVLFQSCGFAQGECGRPVTVFRSPQLCNVHLPLAEPIPHTVQDSEEQSTRDTEILLAENTMETSVQSELSAVDDTGLQLLAAQSSILSAVSIASDALSASSDTLSATMEEPYMSSDVPSASSDMAPNLADIPPTGAESPSALEETTSQSDMLSVEMPAEFSVSSMGESAAAFPSLPVASSSSSVLSSIAKVMGGTVAAGHPEVLDEPQHSPSTSTSQSNSDSFLKPLPLSSAVTSSTLTNSNSPSHPAGVSPQFQPSLASRPSHVVTSDAAALEDSQNTQG; this comes from the exons ATGTTGCGAACTCGTCAGCCCTTCATTAGACGGAACCGTGTGCCCACAGAAGGCATTGGTCTGTTCTGTAACTACTCACATAGAGCCTGTATGCAGCATAGACTCGATGGCTTTGACTATTGtctcaagcatattctggaaGATAAAACCAGTCCATATAAGCAGTGCAGTTATATTTCTACCAAAACAAACAGGCGATGTGGAAATGCTGCACCCAGAGCTGATAGAAGGGAGGG GTATTGCTTTGAGCACTCACGGAAGTCCTGCTTATTGAGACAACAGACGAGTAGAAAAAGACGTCCTAACGAAACAGCTGAAAGTCTTCTGGCAGAACTTAATCACTATAGTCCAGCCAAGGAAGGCCATTCAGATGTGAACATTGCCAAACTATTGGGGGAGAGCTTAGCCAGCAGAATTCTCG ATTATGGTAGTTCCAGTGAGGATTCTGACAGTGAGTTGCCTCTGGTGGAGCAGGCATGGCGAGGTGATGGGGAGAGCGATGCAGAAAGCATTGATAGTGAACAGGAAGATCCACTGAA GCATGCTGGTATCTACACTGCGGAAGAAGTGACGTTGATCATGAAAGACAAGTTGATTCGTCTCCAGTCCCTTTACATTGAGCAGTTTAAACGACTTCAGCACATACTGAAGGAGAAACGACGGAAGTTCCTTCATACTACAAAATTGGACAAGGATAGCCATG CCCCTAACTTTCCCAAAGGCGACTTGGAAACTCAAAGCAAACTGGCCAAGTTGGCTGCTCTTAAGAGATACCATCAAAGGCATGGCAAG GAAGCATTACTACAGAGACAGTCAAAGGAGAGGCGAGTAGCAGTCTCAGAGGGGCAGAGCTACAGACCTACCCCAGTGCCCATGTGTACTCACACATCTGGAGGGACAAGGTGTCAGGCACCAGCACTACCTCTCACCAAATTCTGTGCTCACC ATGTGATGGATGACCCCCATCAGGTACTGTTTCAGTCTTGTGGGTTTGCCCAAGGAGAGTGTGGGAGACCAGTCACTGTCTTCAGGAGTCCACAGCTCTGTAATGTGCATCTACCCTTGGCTGAACCCATCCCCCACACAGTACAGGACTCTGAG GAGCAAAGCACTCGTGATACAGAGATTCTGTTGGCAGAGAACACCATGGAGACTTCAGTGCAGTCAGAGCTCTCTGCTGTAGATGACACTGGGTTACAGTTGCTGGCAGCTCAGTCTTCCATCCTCTCGGCAGTTTCCATTGCATCGGATGCCCTCTCTGCGTCATCAGACACACTGTCGGCAACAATGGAGGAACCGTACATGTCCTCTGATGTTCCATCTGCGTCTTCGGATATGGCACCTAATCTGGCAGACATACCACCCACAGGAGCAGAATCACCATCAGCTTTAGAGGAAACCACCTCACAGTCTGATATGTTGTCAGTAGAGATGCCAGCAGAATTCTCTGTTTCATCTATGGGAGAATCAGCTGCTGCATTTCCGTCATTGCCAGTTGCCTCATCATCATCAAGTGTCCTAAGCAGTATAGCCAAGGTCATGGGAGGGACAGTGGCTGCTGGACATCCAGAGGTACTGGATGAGCCGCAACACAGTCCCAGTACATCCACTTCTCAGTCCAACTCGGACAGTTTTCTCAAACCATTGCCTCTAAGTTCTGCTGTGACCTCTTCCACACTCACTAACTCCAACAGTCCTAGTCACCCAGCTGGTGTGAGCCCCCAGTTCCAGCCAAGCTTAGCCTCAAGACCATCTCATGTGGTGACCAGTGATGCTGCTGCTTTGGAAGATTCCCAGAATACTCAAGGGTAA